Proteins encoded together in one Bacteroidota bacterium window:
- a CDS encoding SiaB family protein kinase codes for MITSGSHFISEIYKMMSDQKIILTYLGDVTPEITNAILKAIKTDDARFNNEVVTKKKVYKIIVECLENITRHSERVERKMSQSIFLLGRDDDNYYIITGNYIYGSQVDSLKSVLNEVNNMNKEQIKDKYREILNEGKISEKGGAGLGIIDIALKSENNIEYEFVPIDSDVSFYIFKVQVSKNQI; via the coding sequence ATGATTACATCCGGTTCACATTTTATTTCGGAGATATACAAAATGATGTCCGATCAAAAAATTATCCTTACCTATTTGGGTGATGTAACTCCGGAAATTACCAATGCTATACTTAAAGCCATTAAAACTGATGATGCTCGGTTTAACAATGAGGTTGTAACTAAAAAGAAAGTTTACAAAATAATTGTAGAATGCCTTGAAAACATTACTAGGCATTCCGAACGAGTGGAGCGAAAGATGAGTCAATCTATTTTCTTATTAGGTAGAGATGATGATAATTACTACATAATAACAGGTAATTATATATATGGTTCGCAAGTAGATTCGCTTAAAAGCGTTTTAAACGAGGTGAACAATATGAATAAAGAACAAATAAAAGATAAGTACAGGGAAATATTAAATGAGGGTAAAATATCAGAAAAAGGTGGTGCCGGGTTGGGAATTATAGATATTGCATTGAAATCGGAAAACAATATAGAATACGAGTTTGTTCCTATTGACAGCGATGTCTCTTTTTATATTTTTAAAGTTCAAGTTTCTAAAAACCAAATATAG
- a CDS encoding DUF1987 domain-containing protein codes for MDALRLDSTEFTPKVIFDPAGGKFEISGESRPENSGKFYEPLINWLDQYKNNAKSGSINFEFRFEYFNSSSAKYILDILKHINTINQNGCKVKIKWSFDALDEDMKESGEEFSKLIDVPFEFVSIE; via the coding sequence ATGGACGCATTAAGATTAGACTCAACAGAATTTACGCCAAAAGTAATATTTGATCCTGCTGGTGGAAAATTTGAAATTTCAGGAGAGTCACGACCTGAAAATTCAGGTAAATTTTACGAACCACTAATAAATTGGTTAGATCAGTATAAAAACAATGCCAAATCTGGAAGTATCAATTTTGAATTCCGGTTTGAGTATTTCAACTCTTCTTCTGCTAAATATATATTAGACATTTTGAAGCATATCAATACTATTAATCAAAACGGTTGTAAAGTTAAAATTAAATGGAGTTTTGATGCTTTGGATGAAGATATGAAGGAATCTGGTGAGGAATTTTCTAAATTAATAGATGTTCCTTTTGAATTTGTTTCTATTGAATAA
- a CDS encoding D-2-hydroxyacid dehydrogenase — MTKILANDGIDEQGKALLEKAGFFVSTEKVKQEELSSFITENQIEVLTVRSATKVRKDIIDSCPNLKIIARGGVGMDNIDVEYAKSKGIEVINTPAASSNSVAELVIAHLFGIVRFLHQSNREMPIKGNTEFETLKKKYSSGTELKGKTIGIIGFGRIGQSVAKIALGLGMDVAAYDPYLEKVEFKLDIKYANPIKINMHTTSLESVLEKSDFLTLHVPGGEVIAKKQLSKMKKGVVLLNASRGGVINEKDLLDALNSGQVAHAALDVFENEPKPMQALLNHPNISLTPHIGAATLEAQERIGVELAEKIIATIKQPK, encoded by the coding sequence ATGACAAAAATACTTGCCAATGATGGCATTGACGAACAAGGAAAAGCCCTGCTTGAAAAAGCAGGCTTTTTTGTTTCTACCGAAAAAGTAAAACAAGAAGAGTTAAGTAGTTTTATTACTGAAAATCAAATTGAAGTACTTACCGTTAGAAGTGCAACAAAGGTTAGAAAAGATATTATTGACAGCTGCCCCAATCTTAAAATAATTGCACGGGGCGGTGTTGGGATGGATAATATTGATGTAGAGTACGCAAAATCAAAAGGGATAGAGGTTATCAACACACCTGCTGCATCATCTAATTCTGTTGCAGAGCTTGTTATTGCTCATTTATTTGGAATTGTGCGTTTTTTGCATCAATCTAATAGAGAAATGCCCATAAAAGGCAATACCGAGTTTGAAACACTTAAGAAAAAATATTCTTCCGGTACAGAACTAAAAGGAAAAACTATCGGCATTATTGGATTTGGACGAATTGGACAAAGTGTTGCTAAAATTGCGTTGGGCTTGGGAATGGATGTGGCTGCATACGACCCTTATTTAGAGAAAGTTGAATTTAAATTAGATATAAAATACGCCAATCCAATTAAAATAAACATGCACACTACCTCATTGGAAAGTGTATTAGAAAAATCAGATTTTTTAACGTTGCACGTTCCTGGAGGCGAAGTTATTGCTAAAAAACAACTAAGTAAGATGAAAAAGGGCGTTGTATTATTAAATGCATCGCGTGGGGGCGTAATAAATGAAAAAGATTTACTGGATGCACTAAATTCAGGTCAAGTTGCACATGCTGCATTGGATGTTTTTGAAAACGAACCTAAGCCAATGCAAGCTTTATTAAACCACCCAAATATATCGTTAACTCCGCATATTGGAGCTGCAACCCTTGAAGCTCAAGAAAGAATTGGTGTGGAGCTTGCCGAAAAAATAATTGCTACTATCAAACAACCAAAATAA
- a CDS encoding DUF1015 domain-containing protein, whose protein sequence is MATVVPFKAILPKKELAGVVASRSVDFYSHEELEKSLTTNPNSFLHVIHPDFSDKQHTKPGSIERLTKIKKKLNELIDNGTFTALTEDAFFIYRQSSEFNSYTGIIGCASVEDYWKGEIKIHEHTLTERENKLKEYLEVCNFNAEPVLFGYPSNHKINTIIETVLLHNPDISYTTEKNSKHELWKVVGTEAQQIQAEFCTIKNIYIADGHHRSASSALLGKSKKETNKAHTGKEAYNYYLGAFFPETQLKIVEFNRVVKDLNGLSAAEFIAKVENYFTVVKKSEELLHPKALHEIVLYLEKKWYLLKPRAVLINEQHPVESLDVHILSEFILSPILGIKDLKTDKRISFSPGIKSNLELLKLCEDGKAKAIFFLYPIQFEQVKRVADNNLVMPPKSTWVEPKMPSGLTIYSLQGDL, encoded by the coding sequence ATGGCAACTGTAGTTCCATTCAAAGCAATACTTCCCAAAAAAGAACTAGCTGGGGTTGTAGCAAGTAGGTCTGTTGATTTTTATTCGCACGAGGAGTTAGAAAAATCGTTAACTACTAATCCAAACTCATTTTTGCACGTTATACATCCCGACTTTAGCGACAAACAGCATACTAAGCCGGGCAGTATTGAGCGATTGACAAAAATCAAAAAAAAACTCAATGAACTAATAGATAATGGAACGTTTACCGCATTAACAGAGGATGCTTTTTTCATTTATCGCCAATCTTCCGAATTTAATTCTTATACGGGTATAATTGGATGCGCCTCTGTTGAAGATTACTGGAAAGGGGAAATAAAAATTCACGAGCACACTTTAACAGAGCGAGAAAATAAACTGAAAGAATATTTAGAGGTATGTAATTTTAATGCAGAGCCCGTATTATTTGGATATCCTAGCAACCACAAAATAAATACCATAATAGAAACAGTGCTTTTGCATAATCCCGACATAAGCTATACTACTGAAAAAAACAGCAAACATGAATTATGGAAAGTTGTTGGAACTGAAGCACAGCAAATTCAAGCGGAGTTTTGTACTATTAAAAACATCTATATTGCCGATGGTCATCACAGATCAGCATCTTCGGCTCTTTTAGGAAAAAGCAAAAAGGAAACAAACAAAGCCCATACAGGAAAAGAAGCATACAACTATTATCTTGGGGCATTCTTTCCGGAAACACAATTAAAAATAGTTGAATTCAATAGGGTCGTAAAAGATTTGAATGGATTGTCAGCAGCTGAATTTATTGCCAAGGTGGAAAATTATTTTACGGTAGTAAAAAAATCGGAAGAGTTGCTGCATCCTAAGGCTTTGCACGAAATCGTATTGTATCTCGAAAAAAAATGGTACTTACTAAAACCCAGAGCTGTTCTTATAAATGAGCAACATCCAGTAGAATCTCTTGATGTACACATTTTATCTGAATTTATTTTATCACCTATTTTAGGAATAAAAGATTTGAAAACCGACAAAAGAATTTCCTTTTCTCCCGGCATAAAAAGCAATTTAGAATTACTAAAATTATGTGAAGATGGAAAAGCAAAAGCTATATTCTTCTTATACCCTATTCAATTCGAGCAAGTAAAACGTGTTGCCGACAATAATTTAGTAATGCCTCCAAAATCAACTTGGGTAGAGCCTAAAATGCCTAGTGGGCTAACTATTTATAGTTTACAAGGAGACCTATAA